A region of the Verrucomicrobiia bacterium genome:
GACTCGAACCTCTGACATCCTCGGTGTAAACGAGGCGCTCTACCAACTGAGCTAAGAGCCCATACGCAGTGGAAGAAAAAATGTGTTTACATATTTTTTCTTATCGCGAGTATGGGTGCTATTCGCGGAGCGAATAGAGCCACGAGTAAGCGGGATAGTCTGCGTTGCAGATAGAGCCCGATGCTTTTCATCTCACGATAGGTTTGATCCTACCAAAATCAACCATAAAAATCTACTTGGTGCCGAACCTCAGAATCGAACTGAGGACACGAGCCTCTTCAGGGCCCTGCTCTACCACTGAGCTAGTTCGGCATGCTTCTCACTCTGGTATTCAAGGTATGGTGCCGGGAAGAGGACTCGAACCTCCACCATGTTGCCATGACTAGCACCTGAAGCTAGCGTGTCTACCAATTTCACCATCCCGGCTTACGATCCCTATGCCTGTTTAGCGAGTACCAGCTGAAGAATGGCAAGGACTACGAAACTGATCGCAAAGACGATGGATAGGTAGTAGAGGATCTTCTCCGCGCCACGGCGGCTGGTAAAGACTTCTGAACCCGCACCAAATGCGTCACCAAGACCGGTACCACGCTGCTGAAGCAAGATGCTGGCAGCGAGTAAGAACGTAACAATAACGTGGGCAATCTGTAGGGGAAGCATATGGTTTGTGTGGAGGCGTGAGCGGGAATCGAACCCGCGATAAGGGTTTTGCAGACCCCTGCCTTACCACTTGGCTATCACGCCGTATTTAAATGATGCTGAGTTTAGGTACCTGTCGCTGAAAACATGTGCCGCTGCTTGGGAGAAAGGTTCCCAGGGACAGATACCAAACTTTTTTTGGAGCGGGTAACGGGAATCGAACCCGTTTCTCCACCATGGCAAGGTGGCGTAATGACCATTATACGATACCCGCATTTATTCCTTCCGAAGCGTCGCTTTACTCTAGCTTATCAGATCAAATGTGTAAACTATCTGCAAGTTCTCAGTTG
Encoded here:
- the secG gene encoding preprotein translocase subunit SecG encodes the protein MLPLQIAHVIVTFLLAASILLQQRGTGLGDAFGAGSEVFTSRRGAEKILYYLSIVFAISFVVLAILQLVLAKQA